A region from the Metarhizium brunneum chromosome 7, complete sequence genome encodes:
- the xanB_2 gene encoding Isocyanide synthase xanB: MFPLPAATITTSLPHDVPVAESFTLPQHGPIDTPWLTEELKYFETCLLVLDVLESFGTHISKDPASPSGRWAGKPKFLGHVYHWVRKNEPIQLTMPAFPCKSANRENKVLGHLPDLGEELGMSRLNDIAVAIKNVYQPGALVNIASDGILFNDIIGVSDEETWEYSEELRAIAKEKKLDYIVFLYPQVLIGMMPASEMTREKYISTADECRALLEAQHGSTLKEIEALIKSDSDTNSTYCGMVKFLQTELFGALAGKSYRERQKLQKNSAKKMMQRSEAFTLAIRTNRSLDVRLSMHPSSGVAKLSVALVPSPKGFFQRSPWHSCVAIDSEGGYHCVHSEEVRETHELMYKDNRPYFFIAKDAVQVDKPETVTVVEAANAEAVVEKSEVPAAPPATAAPAKAELVPVVEKEEIVTVVENPVPTVIEKQEAVMTFTKEQVIATTTEIQETATFIEEQPIATIPEKQEDVTVIEGQPIATIAEKKEVATIAQEQPSATTTEEKEAETFIEEKSIATFTEKQEIITIVEEQTTVTSNSQDAATAPDSKQNVVEADAEIPTADPKLPSNMLDGESFPSAAVLA; encoded by the exons ATGTTTCCACTTCCCGCAGCAACCATCACCACTTCTCTGCCACACGATGTCCCAGTGGCAGAATCATTTACGCTGCCTCAACATGGCCCGATCGACACTCCATGGTTGACGGAAGAGCTCAAATATTTCGAGACATGCCTCCTTGTTCTCGATGTGCTCGAGTCATTTGGGACTCACATTAGCAAAGACCCGGCTTCCCCCTCGGGCAGATGGGCTGGCAAGCCCAAATTCCTTGGACATGTATATCACTGGGTCAGAAAGAACGAACCCATCCAGCTTACAATGCCGGCATTTCCATGCAAGAGT GCCAACCGCGAAAACAAGGTCCTGGGTCACTTGCCCGATCTCGGTGAGGAGCTTGGTATGAGTCGCTTGAACGACATAGCTGTTGCCATTAAGAACGTCTACCAACCTGGTGCCTTGGTAAATATCGCGTCTGACGGTATTTTATTTAATG ACATCATCGGTGTTAGTGACGAGGAGACTTGGGAGTATAGCGAAGAACTTCgcgccattgccaaagaGAAAAAACTCGACTACATAGTATTCCTCTATCCTCAGGTTTTGATTGGCATGATGCCCGCCAGTGAGATGACTCGGGAGAAATACATCTCGACGGCTGATGAGTGCCGTGCCTTGCTCGAAGCTCAACACGGAAGCACCCTCAAGGAGATTGAAGCTCTCATCAAGTCCGACTCGGACACTAATTCAACGTACTGTGGCATGGTCAAGTTTCTACAAACAGAGTTATTTGGCGCTCTGGCCGGCAAGAGCTACCGTGAACGACAAAAACTACAAAAGaactcggccaagaagatgatgCAGCGGTCGGAGGCATTTACACTCGCCATTCGTACTAATCGGTCCTTGGATGTTCGTCTGTCAATGCATCCCTCGTCCGGAGTGGCCAAGCTTTCAGTGGCCCTTGTTCCGTCACCAAAGGGCTTTTTCCAACGATCACCCTGGCACAGCTGTGTTGCTATTGACAGCGAGGGCGGCTACCACTGTGTCCATTCTGAAGAAGTCCGGGAGACGCATGAGCTCATGTACAAGGATAACCGACCATACTTTTTCATTGCCAAGGATGCCGTCCAGGTCGACAAGCCAGAAACCGTGACGGTTGTTGAGGCTGCAAATGCTGAGGCTGTTGTGGAGAAATCGGAAGTTCCTGCGGCTCCTCCGGCTACTGCGGCTCCTGCAAAGGCAGAACTTGTTCCGGTTGTCGAAAAGGAAGAGATTGTGACGGTCGTCGAGAATCCTGTTCCCACTGTTATTGAAAAGCAGGAAGCTGTGATGACGTTCACGAAGGAACAAGTTATTGCTACAACTACCGAAATTCAGGAAACCGCGACGTTTATCGAGGAGCAGCCTATTGCTACAATTCCTGAAAAGCAAGAGGATGTGACAGTTATTGAGGGGCAACCTATTGCTACAATTGCtgaaaagaaagaggtcGCGACGATTGCTCAGGAGCAACCTAGTGCTACAACTACcgaagagaaggaagccGAGACGTTTATTGAGGAGAAATCTATTGCTACATTTACGGAAAAGCAAGAAATCATCACGATTGTTGAGGAGCAAACTACTGTTACGTCCAACAGTCAAGATGCCGCGACGGCTCCAGACAGCAAGCAAAATGTCGTAGAGGCTGACGCCGAAATTCCGACAGCTGACCCTAAACTTCCATCTAATATGCTGGATGGTGAGTCATTTCCGTCAGCTGCTGTCTTGGCATAG
- the apdF_6 gene encoding Aspyridones efflux protein apdF, whose amino-acid sequence MAADTIKTPDISGDDEEKTLPPSPPPMPPADPATDIPNGGVQAWLHVLGAFMLYFNTWGILNTFGAFQTFYSSGTLFTQTSSNISWIGSIQAFLVLFTGFLSGPIYDRGHLRALLLVGSFLVVFGNMMLSLATDYWQVVLAQGVCIGLGSGLIYVPAVAILPTYFNTRLGLAIGLAASGSSIGGMIYPVVFYKLINDIGFGWSVRVLGFIALATLSIPNLVMKMRVKPSKARALLDTSALTDWPFLVFTLATLIGFMGLYTMFFYLSYYTKARHITSTALSFYIVTILNAASIFGRTIPNAISDKTGAFNLIGPGAVVVSVIIFGMLGAKSVASVVILAILFGFFSGIFIALPPVCIIRLTQDRAKIGTRMGMAFGIIGLGVFVGGPGGGGILASAGGDNFNGLWIFGGVACLVSSALFIIVRAWKAGFKMVKV is encoded by the coding sequence atggctgcagacaCTATCAAAACACCCGACATCTctggcgatgatgaggaaaagACGCTcccgccatcgccgccgccaatgccaCCTGCGGATCCCGCGACCGATATCCCCAATGGCGGCGTCCAGGCTTGGCTACACGTCCTCGGAGCGTTTATGCTGTACTTCAACACCTGGGGCATCCTCAACACGTTTGGAGCCTTTCAAACCTTTTACAGCTCCGGCACTCTATTCACACAGACTTCGTCCAACATCTCGTGGATTGGCTCCATCCAGGCCTTTCTCGTCCTGTTTACGGGCTTCCTCTCCGGACCCATTTACGATCGTGGACACCTACGGGCTCTACTGCTCGTTGGGTCATTTCTGGTCGTCTTTGGCAACATGATGCTAAGTCTAGCCACTGATTACTGGCAAGTCGTCCTGGCCCAAGGCGTGTGTATTGGTCTTGGGTCGGGCCTCATTTACGTGCCCGCCGTGGCCATTTTGCCCACCTACTTCAACACGCGACTCGGCCTCGCCATTGGCCTTGCAGCTTCGGGATCAAGTATAGGTGGCATGATCTATCCCGTTGTTTTCTACAAGCTCATCAACGACATTGGTTTTGGGTGGAGCGTCCGCGTCCTCGGCTTCATCGCCTTGGCCACACTCTCCATCCCCAACTTGGTCATGAAGATGCGTGTGAAGCCGTCCAAGGCGCGTGCTCTACTCGATACTTCTGCCCTAACGGATTGGCCCTTTCTTGTTTTTACCCTGGCCACTCTGATTGGCTTCATGGGTCTCTATACCATGTTCTTCTATCTGTCGTATTATACCAAGGCCAGGCACATCACGTCGACGGCTCTGTCATTTTATATCGTGACGATTCTCAACGCAGCCTCCATTTTTGGGCGCACCATTCCCAACGCAATTTCTGACAAGACCGGGGCTTTCAACCTCATCGGTCCAGGTGCTGTGGTTGTTAGTGTCATCATCTTTGGCATGCTTGGTGCAAAGTCCGTTGCCAGCGTCGTCATTCTAGCGATTCTCTTTGGATTCTTCTCGGGTATATTCATCGCTCTGCCTCCAGTCTGCATTATTCGACTCACCCAAGACCGCGCCAAGATTGGTACACGAATGGGCATGGCATTTGGCATCATTGGTCTGGGCGTTTTTGTCGGCGGGCCAGGCGGTGGTGGCATACTTGCTAGTGCCGGCGGCGATAATTTTAACGGTCTCTGGATATTCGGTGGTGTCGCATGTTTGGTCTCAAGTGCCTTGTTTATCATAGTCAGAGCTTGGAAAGCTGGGTTTAAAATGGTCAAGGTATAG